One window from the genome of Rhizoctonia solani chromosome 15, complete sequence encodes:
- a CDS encoding Retrotransposable element Tf2 protein, producing MEPEPSIAALLEAITALTATVGSLQDQIRSQGQQLTELKAICKETADLLGDKDQGTQAQSGPSAGPVTPPTHTGGEAHTPGTVRPGLKAPFRPSRGTGFDSEEEEEPRRAPKKEPRDTPKRSLSSLTPFDSGSSVKRPKMELPDPYKGDSRGRKATQWLDRMLLWVALHRDQFDEEEQMVVWILYHMTDKAADWALPVISSIIKGKGNPPNTIPALTAKFKEAFADPDAKRAAARKIAALTQSTTTAEYVTKFRNLMAELDWNTEAFIAQFTRSLHWKVKELLSTKDNIPDDDLKAIFAASIKIDNIRRENEENRPKKTPAKSPATVATTSTTTTQRVRLSEDPNYVTPEERDRRRASGLCVKCGQKGHGIKQCPNGWKATIREVAKPPTQKKDIVDTCVEFVSVGLDSNKRPLLFINLHVQNSQAEPIKTLIDSGTTSNFISPSLVEKLKIPKTQLENPRVVRMLDGTISQTGRIWHQVHLTVSANGHTHSIPFLVCPIGNTPAILGMTWLTAEAPLIDWQQGLVTFPEQIQIASEEEADSNPLADLPPQYHEFAKVFGEEEFKVLPPHREYDISIDLVSDAKLSPGPIYGMTDAESKALKQHIDEELATGKIRPSTSSAGAPVMFVKKADGSLRLVVNYRKLNEVTHKNVYPLPRQDDLMAKLRHAKIFTKLDLRWGYNNVRIKEGDEWKTAFRTKYGLFEYLVMPFGLTNAPAAFQHFMNDLFRDLIDVTVVIYLDDILIFSEKPEEHPAHVREVLSRLLKNQLFCKLSKCHFHVTTVDYLGIVISPAGFSMDQKKIKAVTTWPTPKTVKQVQAFLGFVNYLRRFIPNFSSIARPLHNLTKKETPWSWGNLEETAFQELKTLVTQSPVLIHSNPNLPYYLETDASGVAMGAILSQRGGDNRLHPVAYMSKSFSGAEANYDTHDKELLAIIKALEEWRIFLEATEKPIQVFTDHRNLEYWMHARTFNRRHARWRIFLSDFNFEIHYCPGKQSGKPDALSRRSDYVDQPPEPEIMLPAEVFANTSEEELEIVTEIRSKLREDPSLEPIIQFLTEDADNAPSSIRKAYRDYDWEEDLLWYRGKLVVPDSEVLKERLLREFHDSPLAGHPGQQRTLELLSRNYWWPGMKSTAKEWVECCPICQANRRAHAPVITLKPLEVPPYPFHTISYDFITGFPKSQGHDAILVVIDSFSKFGHFIPTSKKVTARGLADLFITHVWKLHGLPVKTVSDRGTTFTGKFLRALYQRLGVKPAFSLAYHPESDGQTERVNQFIEFYLRSYVAADHSDWAAWLPLAEYAYNNAKHAATEKTPFELVYGRNPVMNPSNVPANVPEADNVADTLAREWKEAESALRLSKERMTRNQGTVPEYSIGEKVWLDGKNVELRTNSNKLDPKRLGPFKILEKISSHAYRLELPETLKIHDVFYVGLLSKSHESPSQPFPERPPPETIEGEEEYEVEQIIDSKRQRGKWFYLIKWKGYGPEDNSWEPEELLEHSQEEIQRFNKSQLKKACDSAKSL from the exons atggaaccagagccgtccattgccgctctcctcgaggctatcacagccctcacagccacagttgggtccctccaggaccaaatccgatcacaaggccaacagctcactgagcttaaagccatatgcaaggagaccgccgacctacttggcgacaaggaccaaggaaccCAAGCTCAGTCTGGCCCATCggctgggcctgtcactccccccactcatacagggggagaagcgcacactccaggaacggttaggcctggactcaaggcccccttccgcccatcaagaggaacgggctttgactcagaggaggaggaagaacccaggcgagcccccaaaaaggagcctcgcGACACGCCTAagcggagcctcagctccctcaccccctttgactcagggtccagcgtaaagcggcccaaaatggagctcccaGACCCATATAAGGGGGACTCTAGGGGAcgaaaggcaacccagtggctagatcGCATGCTGCTGTGGGTCGCACTTCATCGAGACCAattcgatgaagaagaacagatggtcgtgtggattctctaccacatgaccgaCAAGGCTGCCGATTGGGCTCTCCCCGTTATCAGCTCAATCAttaagggcaagggaaacccTCCCAATAcaatcccggccttaacggccaaattcaaggaggcattcGCAGACCCCGATGCCAAAAGAGCGgctgccaggaagattgccgcgctaACTCAGTCCACGACCACGGCTGAGTATGTAACCAAGTTCCGTAACcttatggcggaacttgattggaatactGAGGCCttcattgcccagttcacgcgcagccttcactggaaggtaaaggaactcctgtccaccaaggacaatatcccaGACGATGATctcaaggccatatttgccgcctcaatcaaaattgataaTATCCGTCGGgagaatgaggagaaccgacCTAAGAAAACtcccgccaagtccccggctaCCGTagccaccacttccaccaccaccactcaacgggtccgaCTGTCAGAGGACCCTAACTATGTaacaccggaagaaagggatcgccgccgcgcgtctggcctctgcgtcaagtgcggtcaaaagggacatggtatcaaacagtgccccaatggctggaaggcaacAATCAGAGAGGTGGCTAAG cccccgactcaGAAAAAggacattgtagatacttgCGTAGAATTTGTTTCTGTTGGACTTGACTCTAATAAAAGACCGCTATTATTTATCAATCTACACGTCCAAAACTCCCAGGCAGAACCCATTAAAACCCTTATAGATTCCGGCACTACCTCCAACTTCATATCCCCGAGCTTggtagaaaaactcaaaatcccaaaaacccaactcgaaaatccacgagttgtgagaatgttagatggtacaatctcccagactggtcgcatatggcaccaggttcatctcacggtttcggccaatggccacacccactccatcccatttcttgtttgccccattggcaacaccccggcaatcctaggcatgacttggttaacggcagaagctcctctcatcgattggcaacagggactagtcacattccctgaacagatTCAGATTGCctcagaggaggaagcagactcAAACCCTTTAGCGGATCTTCCCCCACAGTACCACGAGTTCGCTAAAGTTTTTGGtgaagaagagttcaaggtcctcccgccacatagggagtatgacatatCTATTGACCTTGTCTCGGACGCCAAACTGTCTCCAGGACCAatatacggcatgactgacgcggaatccaaggcactgaaGCAACACATAGATgaagaattggcaacaggaaAGATCCGTCCTAGTACCTCTTCTGCCGGCgcccccgtcatgtttgtcaagaaggcGGACGGATCTCTTAGATTGGTAGTCAattacaggaagttgaacGAGGTCACCCATAAGAACGTGTATCCTTTGCCAAGacaggatgacctcatggctaaactcaggcatgccaagatcttcactaaattggacttacgctggggctacaataacgtcaggatcaaagaaggagatgagtggaagacagCGTTCAGGACCAAATACGGGCTGTTCGAATATCTGGTAATGCCgtttggccttaccaacgcccccgctgccttccagcattttatgaatgacctattcagggatctcattgacgtcacagtggttatatacttggatgatatcttGATTTTTTCAGAAAAACCTGAGGAACACCCAgcccatgtcagggaggtACTATCCCGGTTACTAAAGAAtcagctattctgtaaactatcaaagtgccacttccatgtcactacagtagattaccttggtattgtTATCTCCCCAGCCggtttctccatggaccagaagaagatcaaAGCCGTCACCACGTGGCCCACACctaaaacagtcaaacaggtccaggccttcttgGGTTTTGTCAATTATCTCCGCCGGTTCATTCCTAATTTTAGCTCCATCGCGCGCCCTCTAcataacctcaccaaaaaggaaaccccttggtcatggggtaacctagaGGAAACGGCCTTCCAGGAACTGAAAAcccttgtcacccagtcaccCGTCTtaatccactccaaccctaACCttccctactacctagaaacggATGCGTCAGgcgtagccatgggagctatCTTAAGTCAACGAGGAGGGGATAACCGCCTTCACccagttgcatatatgtccaagtccttctccggcgcagaagccaactatgacacccacgataaggaactcttggcaatcatcaaggcactggaagaatggcggatattcttggaagcaacggaaaaaccaatccaggtctttACAGATCacagaaacctggaatactggatgcatgCTAGGACCTTCAATAGGAGACACGCGCGCTGGCGGattttcctgagcgatttcaactTCGAGAtacactattgcccagggaagcaatcaggaaaaccggACGCACTGTCGAGACGATCAGACTATGTTGACCAACCCCCAGAACCAGAAATCATGCTaccagcagaagtctttgccaatacgtcagaagaggagctggaaattgtcacggaaataCGCTCCAAGCTAAGGGAAGATCCATCCCTTGAgcctatcatccagttcctaacTGAAGACGCGGATAATGCTCCTTCCTCCATCCGGaaagcttacagagactacgactgggaggaagatctaCTATGGTATCGAGGGAAACTtgtggtcccagactcagaggtcctgaaggaacgattactcagggaattccatgactccccactAGCGGGTCATCCGGGCCAACAAAGAACCCTTGAACTCCTAAGtcgtaactactggtggccagggatgaaatcaacagccaaggaatgggtagaatgttgtcctatttgccaagccaaccgacgCGCTCATGCTCCTGTCATTACCCttaaacccctagaagtcccccCTTATCCGTTCCACACTATCTCTTATGACTTCATTACAGGGTTTCCCAAGTCCCAAGGTCACGACGCTATACTGGTGGTAATagactccttttccaaatttggccacttcatccccacttccaagaaggtcacagcaaGGGGTCTGGCAGACCTATTCATTAcccacgtctggaaactccatgggctaCCTGTCAAAACAGTCTCGGATAGAGGAACTAccttcacagggaaattcctaagggcactttACCAGCGACTCGGAGTGAAACCAGCATTCTCCTTGGCTTATCACCCAGAGTCAGATGGGCAAACGGAAAgagtcaaccagttcatcgaATTTTACCTACGCTCCTACGTAGCAGCCGATCATTCTGATTGGGCAGCTTGGTTACcattggcagaatatgcgtacaataatgccaaacacgCAGCAACGGAAAAAACACCCTTTGAACTGGTCTACGGACGAAACCCAGTGATGAACCcttccaacgtcccagccaacgtaccagaggcAGACAATGTAGCAGACACACTAGcccgggaatggaaggaagccgagTCAGCCCTCAGACTAAGCAAAGAACGCATGACCAGGAACCAAGGAACAGTACCGGAGTACTCGATAGGAGagaaagtctggctggatggaaagaacgtagaactcaggaccaattcaaacaagttggaccccaaacgtcttggtcccttcaaaatccttgagaaaatctccagccacgcctaccgcctagaactcccagaaactctgaaaatccatgacgtcttCTATGTTGGGTTGCTATCAAAGAGCCACGAgtcaccaagtcaaccatttccggaacgacctccccctgaaacaatagaaggagaggaggagTATGAAGTTGAGCAGATCATCGACTCAAAGCGTCAACGgggaaagtggttctacctgatAAAGTGGAAAGGTTATGGTCCAGAGGATAACTCCTGGGAACCCGAGGAACTCCTAGAGCATAGTCaagaggagatccaacgcttcaacaagtcgcaactgaaaaaggcttgtgactccgccaagagcctttaa